In a genomic window of Nocardia fluminea:
- a CDS encoding methionine ABC transporter permease, giving the protein METNWEKLRPTLFEAIGTTIYLVGVTFVVAGLVGLVLGTALYTTRKGGLLANGPVYFVLNVIVNVVRPIPFIILLAALGPVTLEVVGTTIGSEAALFVMIVAASFGIARIVEQNLVTVDPGVIESARAVGAGPLRIILTLLIPEALGPLILGYTFVVISIVDISAMAGTVGGGGLGDFAIVYGYQQFQWQVTLVAVLIIVAGVQGVQFFGNWLARKVLRR; this is encoded by the coding sequence ATGGAGACCAACTGGGAGAAGCTGCGGCCTACGCTGTTCGAGGCGATCGGGACCACCATCTATTTGGTCGGCGTGACGTTCGTCGTCGCGGGGCTGGTCGGGCTGGTGCTCGGGACCGCGCTGTACACGACCCGCAAGGGCGGGCTGCTGGCGAACGGGCCGGTCTATTTCGTGCTGAATGTGATCGTCAACGTGGTGCGCCCTATTCCGTTCATCATCCTGCTGGCCGCGCTCGGCCCGGTCACCTTGGAGGTGGTCGGCACCACGATCGGCTCGGAGGCGGCGTTGTTCGTGATGATCGTCGCGGCCTCGTTCGGGATCGCGCGGATCGTGGAGCAGAACCTGGTGACGGTCGATCCCGGCGTGATCGAGTCCGCGCGTGCGGTCGGCGCGGGACCGTTGCGGATCATTCTCACGCTGCTCATCCCGGAGGCATTGGGGCCGTTGATTCTCGGCTATACCTTCGTGGTGATCTCGATCGTCGATATCTCCGCGATGGCCGGCACCGTCGGCGGTGGCGGGCTCGGCGATTTCGCCATTGTCTACGGGTATCAGCAATTCCAGTGGCAGGTCACCCTCGTGGCGGTGCTGATCATCGTCGCCGGCGTCCAAGGTGTGCAGTTCTTCGGCAACTGGCTGGCCAGGAAGGTACTGCGCCGCTGA
- a CDS encoding methionine ABC transporter ATP-binding protein, giving the protein MSAGPAAVEFRSVTKVFGSGDDRHTALDDIDLRIEPGEIFGVIGYSGAGKSTLVRLINALDKPTSGTVTISGTPITGVPESAVRRLRRDIGMVFQQFNLFRSRTAAGNIEYPLKVAGWKRAERKARVAELLDFVGLTDKARAYPDQLSGGQKQRVGIARALATSPSLLLADEATSALDPETTAEVLRLLKKINAELGVTIVVITHEMDVIRAVADRVAVLAEGRIVELASTFDVFAAPQAAPTRSFVATVLHNRPDATELDRLRELHGGRLVTVDIDDHSGLGAALAAATAADVRFEIVYGGVSTLQDRTFGSVTLALHGPDAALDRVVADLERKAR; this is encoded by the coding sequence GTGAGCGCGGGCCCGGCGGCTGTCGAATTCCGTTCCGTCACGAAGGTTTTCGGTAGCGGCGACGACCGGCACACCGCGCTCGACGATATCGACCTGCGGATCGAACCGGGTGAGATCTTCGGCGTCATCGGCTACTCCGGAGCGGGCAAGTCCACGCTGGTACGGCTGATCAACGCGCTGGACAAACCCACGTCGGGCACCGTCACGATTTCCGGCACCCCCATCACCGGGGTGCCGGAGTCGGCGGTACGCAGGCTGCGTCGCGATATCGGCATGGTGTTCCAGCAGTTCAACCTGTTCCGATCCCGCACCGCCGCGGGCAATATCGAGTACCCGTTGAAGGTGGCGGGCTGGAAACGGGCCGAACGCAAGGCCCGCGTGGCCGAGTTGCTCGACTTCGTCGGGCTCACCGACAAGGCCCGTGCCTACCCCGACCAGCTCTCGGGCGGACAGAAGCAGCGGGTCGGGATCGCCAGGGCGCTGGCGACCTCGCCCTCGCTGTTGCTCGCCGACGAGGCCACCTCCGCCCTGGACCCGGAGACCACGGCCGAGGTGCTGCGATTGCTGAAGAAGATCAATGCCGAACTCGGGGTGACCATCGTGGTGATCACCCACGAGATGGATGTGATCCGTGCGGTCGCCGACCGGGTGGCGGTGCTCGCCGAGGGCCGGATCGTCGAATTGGCGTCCACCTTCGATGTTTTCGCCGCGCCGCAGGCCGCACCGACTCGGTCGTTCGTGGCGACGGTGCTGCACAACCGGCCCGACGCGACGGAACTGGATCGGTTGCGGGAGCTGCACGGCGGCCGGTTGGTCACCGTCGACATCGACGACCACAGCGGACTCGGCGCGGCGCTGGCCGCCGCCACCGCCGCCGACGTGCGCTTCGAGATCGTCTACGGCGGGGTGAGCACGTTGCAGGACAGGACTTTCGGCAGTGTCACCCTGGCGTTGCACGGACCCGACGCCGCGCTGGATCGCGTGGTCGCCGACCTGGAGCGGAAGGCGCGCTGA
- a CDS encoding MetQ/NlpA family ABC transporter substrate-binding protein — protein MKFRRTLAIPVLIATAALTLTACGSDDDASGTVVRIGTTDKDKAFEVFEQKAKEQGITLKVTNFSDYKQPNTALSQKQIDLNLFQHLQFLGQYNVASSDTLTPIGSTYIVPLGLYSKKHKALADIPAGGEIAIPNDPTNQARALFVLQAAGLLKITGTSVQPTPADIDKAASKVRVTPVDAAQTALSLPSVDGSVINNTFLDRSGVDPKSALYKDDPNNPAAEPYINVIVSRAEDKTNPTYLKLVEIWKDPAVATAHAETTKGTAVAVNRPGPELEQILDRVQQGIRTAK, from the coding sequence GTGAAATTCCGTCGGACACTGGCGATCCCGGTGCTGATAGCGACCGCGGCCCTCACCCTGACCGCGTGCGGTTCCGATGACGACGCCTCGGGCACGGTGGTGCGGATCGGCACCACCGACAAGGACAAGGCTTTCGAGGTCTTCGAACAGAAGGCCAAGGAGCAGGGCATCACCTTGAAGGTCACCAATTTCTCCGATTACAAGCAGCCGAATACGGCGCTGTCGCAGAAACAGATCGACCTCAACCTGTTCCAGCATCTGCAGTTCCTCGGCCAGTACAACGTGGCGAGCTCGGACACGCTCACCCCGATCGGCTCGACTTATATTGTGCCGCTGGGTCTTTACTCGAAGAAGCACAAGGCGCTCGCCGATATCCCGGCGGGCGGCGAGATCGCGATCCCCAACGATCCGACCAACCAGGCGCGTGCGCTGTTCGTGCTGCAGGCCGCCGGCCTGCTGAAGATCACCGGCACGTCGGTCCAGCCGACCCCCGCCGACATCGACAAAGCCGCTTCCAAGGTGCGCGTGACTCCCGTCGATGCCGCCCAGACCGCGTTGTCGCTGCCGTCGGTCGACGGTTCGGTGATCAACAACACCTTCCTCGACCGTTCGGGCGTGGATCCGAAATCGGCCCTGTACAAGGATGATCCGAACAATCCGGCCGCCGAGCCGTACATCAATGTGATCGTCAGCCGCGCCGAGGACAAGACGAATCCGACGTACCTGAAGCTGGTCGAGATCTGGAAGGACCCGGCGGTGGCCACCGCGCACGCCGAAACCACCAAGGGCACCGCGGTCGCGGTGAACCGTCCCGGTCCCGAACTCGAGCAGATCCTGGACCGGGTGCAGCAGGGCATCCGCACGGCCAAGTGA